One Bacteroidota bacterium genomic region harbors:
- the bamD gene encoding outer membrane protein assembly factor BamD produces MRNIKVLFYPLIFIALSCGGEEKTPHEKSIDEIKAWQIKADSSIQKNENVSGICDSLITHYEHFVNAYPQDTFVPECLERIASLNQRLKQFEKAEIAMEKFQKMFPKHKKIPFILFQEAIMFQTDMHQLGKAKDKFNELILKYPNTKWASDAKIIMESNASSDIELFNSIMKNAEDKKITKK; encoded by the coding sequence ATGAGAAACATCAAAGTACTATTTTATCCCCTCATTTTTATTGCTTTATCCTGCGGTGGCGAAGAAAAAACTCCCCACGAAAAAAGTATTGACGAAATAAAAGCTTGGCAAATAAAGGCTGATAGCTCTATTCAGAAGAATGAGAATGTATCAGGAATTTGCGATTCGCTCATTACACATTATGAGCATTTTGTGAATGCCTATCCGCAAGACACTTTCGTACCTGAATGTTTGGAAAGAATTGCATCTTTAAATCAACGGTTGAAACAATTTGAAAAAGCTGAAATAGCTATGGAGAAATTCCAAAAAATGTTTCCTAAACATAAAAAGATTCCCTTCATCCTGTTTCAGGAAGCAATTATGTTTCAAACAGATATGCATCAACTTGGAAAAGCGAAAGATAAATTTAACGAATTAATTTTAAAATATCCAAATACTAAATGGGCAAGCGATGCTAAAATAATCATGGAATCGAATGCCAGCAGCGATATAGAGCTTTTTAATTCTATTATGAAGAACGCTGAAGATAAAAAAATAACAAAGAAATAA
- the der gene encoding ribosome biogenesis GTPase Der — protein MGSLVAIVGRPNVGKSTLFNRLVGQRKAIVDDVSGVTRDRHYAEAEWLDKEFIVIDTGGYVKQSNDVFETSIREQVKIAISEADVLLFMVDITCGVTDLDAEFADLLRRSSKKVLVVANKLDNYERLADVAEFYSLGFEHIFPISSMTGSGTGELLDEVAKHLNNPEEDLTDLPKIAIIGRPNVGKSSLTNALLGVERNIVTDIPGTTRDSIHTHYKAFGHEFLLVDTAGIRKKSATMDNIEFYSVMRSIKAIEEADVVMLMIDATEGFQSQDQALFHLAEKNGKGIVILVNKWDLMNKDTNSSKEFAKHIEEKIAPFTDVPVLFISAKEKQRILKAIEMAVAVYQRKNVSIPTHALNEFLLEVVQQTPPPSLKGKFVKIKYVTQLKSKPQQFLLFCNLPQYVKDPYKRFIENRLREKYNYTGVPLKIYFRKK, from the coding sequence ATGGGGAGTTTGGTAGCAATTGTAGGAAGGCCTAATGTTGGTAAATCAACACTGTTCAACAGGCTTGTTGGGCAAAGAAAAGCCATCGTGGACGATGTGAGCGGCGTAACTCGCGATCGCCACTACGCAGAAGCAGAATGGCTTGATAAAGAATTTATTGTAATAGATACAGGCGGATATGTAAAACAAAGCAATGATGTATTTGAAACTTCGATAAGAGAACAGGTGAAAATTGCTATTTCAGAAGCGGATGTGCTGCTTTTTATGGTGGATATAACCTGTGGTGTCACCGACCTCGATGCAGAATTTGCAGACCTGCTTCGCCGCAGCAGCAAAAAAGTGTTGGTAGTGGCAAACAAATTGGACAATTATGAACGCCTTGCTGATGTAGCTGAATTTTATTCGTTGGGCTTTGAACACATTTTCCCTATTTCATCAATGACAGGTAGTGGAACCGGGGAACTTTTGGATGAAGTAGCCAAGCATTTAAACAATCCAGAAGAAGATTTAACCGACCTTCCCAAAATAGCTATTATAGGGCGGCCCAATGTGGGGAAATCATCCCTTACCAATGCTTTGCTAGGAGTTGAGAGAAACATTGTGACGGATATTCCAGGCACAACGCGAGACAGTATTCATACCCACTACAAAGCTTTCGGACACGAATTTTTGTTAGTAGATACAGCAGGTATTCGAAAAAAATCGGCTACCATGGACAATATAGAGTTTTACTCTGTGATGAGGAGCATAAAAGCAATTGAGGAAGCCGATGTCGTAATGTTAATGATTGATGCTACAGAAGGGTTCCAGAGCCAGGATCAGGCTTTATTTCATCTAGCAGAAAAAAACGGAAAAGGTATCGTGATTTTAGTGAACAAATGGGATTTAATGAACAAAGATACTAATTCATCTAAGGAATTTGCCAAGCATATTGAAGAGAAGATAGCACCCTTCACCGATGTACCCGTTTTATTTATATCAGCTAAGGAGAAACAGCGAATTTTGAAGGCGATTGAAATGGCTGTAGCGGTATATCAGCGTAAAAATGTATCAATACCTACGCATGCTCTTAATGAGTTCCTATTGGAAGTAGTGCAACAAACACCTCCGCCGTCTTTGAAAGGAAAATTTGTTAAGATTAAATATGTAACACAATTAAAGAGTAAACCACAGCAATTTTTGTTGTTTTGCAACCTTCCGCAGTATGTAAAAGACCCCTATAAACGGTTTATCGAGAACCGGCTTAGGGAGAAGTATAATTACACTGGAGTGCCGCTTAAAATCTATTTCAGAAAAAAATGA